In Gossypium arboreum isolate Shixiya-1 chromosome 5, ASM2569848v2, whole genome shotgun sequence, a single genomic region encodes these proteins:
- the LOC108451661 gene encoding uncharacterized protein LOC108451661, translating to MSLLRDSAYQWWNTLMSVVQRERVTWEFFQEELRKKYISQRFIDQKRKQFLELKQGRMSVTEYEREFVKLSKYARKCVSTKATMYKRFEDGLNKDIRVFVGILKLREFVALVERACKAKELIKERRKAAFESQDSKKRQMGKSHQSSSKRSKEFSTD from the coding sequence ATGTCACTTTTACGAGATtcggcatatcagtggtggaacactctcatgTCTGTGGTACAaagagaaagagtaacttgggaatttttccaagaagagttaCGAAAAAAGTACATTAGTCAAAGATtcatagatcaaaagaggaagCAGTTCCTAGAGTTAAAGCAAGGTCGTATgtcagtgacagagtatgagcgggaatttgtgaagctcagcaaGTATGCGCGGAAGTGCGTATCTACAAAAGCCACCATgtataagaggtttgaggatggcctcaataaAGACATCCGAGTGTTTGTTGGCATTTTAAAGCTACGGGAATTTGTAGCTCTTGTTGAAAGAGCCTGTAAGGCCAAAGAATTGattaaagaaagaaggaaagccGCATTTGAGTCACAGGATtcgaagaagagacagatggggaaatcacatcagtcctcatccaaGAGATCAAAGGAATTCTCTACCGATTGA